Part of the Paenibacillus sp. FSL R7-0273 genome is shown below.
CAAGCGCTGCGACTGCGGCTTCCAGCTGCGACAGTCGATGAAGATGATATCGCAGCATGGTTCAGGGGCGCTGTTCTATCTGGCCAACCATGAAGGCAGAGGTATCGGGCTGTTCAGCAAGGCGATGGCCTACATTCTGCAGGAAGAGGGCTATGATACAGTAGAGGCTAACCTTGAGCTGGGCTTTGTAGATGATTCCAGAGACTACAGCGACGCCATCAGCGTGCTCCAGCACCTGCGCAGCAAGCCGGTCACCCTGATTACAAATAATCCGAAAAAGCTTGAAGCGCTGAAGGCTGCCGGAATGAATACCGGGAAGCGGATTCCGCTGTGGGGTGATGTGTCTGTATTTAACGAAAAATATCTGCGGACCAAGGTTGCCCGTTCCGGCCATCTCGAGGCTGTGAAGACCGCTGATTTTTTTGACGGCAGAGTGGCTAAATAATGAGGGGTAGTTCTTTTCCGCTCTGTACATTATAATGGAGAACTGAACCCAACTTATAGCTTAGCGAGGTACTCTATGAACGCAATTGAAGTGCAGGACTTGCGCAAAACCTTCAAAGTCCAAAAAAACCGCGAGGGCCTCAAAGGGGCCTTCGCTGATTTGTTTAAACGGCAGTATTCAGAAGTTACTGCGGTAAAGGATATTTCCTTCACCATACCCGAAGGCGAAATCTGCGGCTACATCGGGGAGAACGGGGCGGGCAAATCAACAACGATCAAGATGCTTACGGGAATTCTTGTTCCGACTTCCGGCAATGTCTCTGTAGGTGGCTTCGTCCCCTATATGGAGCGGGAAAAGTTCGTACAGAACATCGGGGTTGTATTCGGCCAGCGCAGTCAGCTGTGGTGGGACATCGGCGTTATCGAGTCCTTTCAGCTGCTGCGCAAGGTGTACAGAGTCTCCGAGCATGATTTCAAAAAGCGGCTGGACGAGCTCGTTGAGCGCCTGGAGCTGCAGGAGTTGCTGAACCGTCCGGTCCGCAAGTTGAGTCTCGGCCAGCGGATGCGCTGTGAGCTGGTAGCGGCGCTGCTGCATAACCCGTCCATCCTGTTTCTGGACGAGCCGACCATTGGTCTGGATATCGTCGTGAAATCGGAAATCCGCGATTTTCTCAAGGATATGAACCGCGAGCACGGCACAACGATTCTGCTGACAACCCATGATTTGCAGGACATTGAAGCTCTTTGCTCACGGGTGATCATGCTGGACGACGGGCGGATTATTTATGACGGCGGACTTGAGGAACTGAAGCAGCGCTGGGGAACCGGACGTGAGGTGCAGTTCCAGTTCGGCACGTCTACTAAACTGGCCCAGCTTGTACAGTGGACCGATGGAATGCCTGTTACATGGACCGCCGAGAACGAGCTGGGTGCCAATGTGTGGATTCCGCTGGAGCTGAATGTGTCCGATGTGCTGGCCCGTGTGGTGGGGCAGGCGGATATTACCGACATCAAAATCATCGAGACCAATACGGATGAGATTGTACGAAGCATCTATCAGTCCGGCTCTGCAGACAAACCGGAGGACAAGATAGCGGCACTGCAGGAAGAGAAAGAGGCGGCGCATGTCTAAATCTCTACAGGCTGGCGGTCCGCAGGAGAACGGCAGGCTGCTGCTGCTCGGCGCTTATTTCGATTTTATCCGCATCCGGTTTTTGACCATGCTTGCTTACCGCGTTAACTATTACTCAGGTATCCTTATTTATACCCTGAATATCGGAGTCAATTATTTTACCTGGAAGGCTATTTACGGCGGAGGAGAATCCTTAGGCGGCTTTACCAGCGCGCAGATGACGACCTATGTTGCCGTTTCCTGGATGGCGCGAGCCTTTTATTTTAACAATCTGGACCGGGAAATTTCATCAGACATCCGTGACGGGAGCATTGCGATCCAGTTCATCCGACCGTATAACTATGTGCTGGTCAAAATGATGCAGGGTCTTGGCGAAGGCCTGTTCCGCTTCCTGATGCTGATGATTCCGGGGATGATCGTTGCAATCCTGCTGTTTCCTGTGCAGCTTCCAACAGAGCCGGCCGCGTGGGCAGGGTTCCTGGTTATGCTCTTTTTCAGCTTCCTGATCAGTTCGCAGATTAATGTAATCACCGGGCTGAGCGCTTTTTTTGTGGAAAATAATGAAGGTGTTATGCGGATGAAGCGGGTTATTGTTGACCTGTTCTCCGGCTTGATTGTTCCGATCAGCCTGTTTCCGGGCTGGCTGTCGTCTGTGCTGAATGTATTGCCGTTTCAGGCGATTACATACCTTCCGGGCTCCGTCTTTACGGGCCGCGTTCAAGGGGTAGGCATTTGGAATGTGCTGGGCATCCAGGTCTTCTGGTTCCTGGTGCTGCTGATTCCGATTGTCTGGCTTTATCATGCGGCGCGTAAGCGGCTGTTCGTGCAGGGGGGCTAAACAGATGTATCATTTAGGCTTGTTATGGGAATATCTCAAAAATTACATGAAAACCCGTTTAACCTACCGCGCTGATTTCTGGGTAGAGGTTATCTCGGATCTGCTGTTCCAGGCTACGAACTTTATCTTTATCATGGTTATTTTTATGCACACGGAAAGTCTGGGCGGATGGAATCAGAATGAAGTGGTGTTTGTCTACGGCTTCTTTATGGTCCCTTACGGTGTATTCAGCTGCTTCGTGAATATGTGGAACTTCAGTGAGCGCTACATCGTCAAAGGCGAAATGGACCGTGTTCTGACCCGTCCGGCACATAACCTGTTTCAGATTCTTCTGGAAAATGTAGATCCGCCGTCCCTGATCGGCTCCTTCATTGGACTGGTCATTATGGCGATCAGCGGGGCAAATCTGGGCCTGCCGTTTGAGTGGTGGACCATTCCGGCGCTGCTTGTGCTTACGCTTAGTGCGGTCGCGATATATACCGGGATTTATACGGCTCTGACATCCTTGTCGTTCTATTCCGATGCACCGACCGGTATTCTTCCTCTGATGTACAATATCCAGAACTACGGGCGTTATCCGGTAACGATCTATAACCGGGCCATTCAGGTGCTGCTTACGTGGATTATCCCGTTTGCTTTTGTGGGTATCTATCCGGCAGCCCTGTTCCTGCAGCGGGATGAGATGAGAGGGATGGCTATTCTGACACCGGTTGTCGGGGCTGTGTTCCTCACTATCGGGCTTTTAAGCTGGAATTATGGGGTCAGACGGTATAAAGGCGCCGGCTCCTAAAATACACAAGTAAAGTTAGCAGGCGGGTGAGCGATCATCCGTCTGTTTTTGCGTGTACAAGTCTGCTAACACCATCAAATAATACTACCCGGATGCGATAATAATACTAACCGCTGCTCCTGTTAATGCCCATAATAAAGAGTGTGCTGGATAGATCATTATTTTTGATAAAAGGCGGGTTGAGCAGAGATGAGCAGTTATATCATAGGTGTTGATTTGGGCGGAACCAATATCAAGGCCGGTCTGTACGATGCGGAGTTTATAGCGGTCAGGGAAGTATCTATCCTGACAGAAGCGGCAAACGGGCCGGGTCATGTCCTTGAAAGAATCAGGCTGGCAGTGAATATGCTGATCATCGAGAAAGGCATTCCTCTCCAGGAGATTGCCTGTATGGGCATGGGGATACCGGGTCTGCTGGACCCGTATGAAGGTCTGTCCGTCTTCTCCCCGAACTTCCCCGGCTGGGAGCAGGTACATATAGTAAATGAAATGAAGCAGCATTACAGCTTTCCTGTCTTTATCGATAATGATGTGCGGGTGAACCTGTACGGGGAGTGGCTGCATGGAGCCGGACGGGATTGCAGCAATCTGGTGCTGCTGACGCTGGGGACAGGCCTTGGTTCCGGCATCGTCCATGACGGCAAGGTGCTGTATGGCACAACGTTCAGCGCCGGTGAAATCGGGCATATGAACATGTACAGACAAGGGCGGCCCTGCCGCTGCGGCAGCTCAGGCTGTCTGGGGCGCTACGTCTCCGCTGTGGGCATGGTGAATACCTTCAAGGAAAAGCTGACGGCCGGCAGAGACAGTATCATCCAGGAGTGGACGAGCGGTGACGAAACGGCTATTACGGCTAAAATGATGTCTGAGGCGTATGACCTTCATGACCCGCTGGCTGTAGAGGTTATGCATGAGACGGGCGAGCTGCTGGGCTTCGGGCTGGCTAATGTGATTAATCTGCTCAACCCGGAGCGAATTATCATCGGCGGCGGTATGGCTGCGGCCGGGGACCGGCTGCTTAGCACTGTTAGGAATACCGTGAATACTCATGC
Proteins encoded:
- a CDS encoding GTP cyclohydrolase II — encoded protein: MIKPDIISILQNKIKWITNNDNTNILVGPITLPVNLDGETVTFKWYSWLNAADEDLQQGDTKEATELLISRLSSLKLADAQQSSVLVYGDFEESDEALIRMHSICHTGDIFGSKRCDCGFQLRQSMKMISQHGSGALFYLANHEGRGIGLFSKAMAYILQEEGYDTVEANLELGFVDDSRDYSDAISVLQHLRSKPVTLITNNPKKLEALKAAGMNTGKRIPLWGDVSVFNEKYLRTKVARSGHLEAVKTADFFDGRVAK
- a CDS encoding ABC transporter ATP-binding protein, yielding MNAIEVQDLRKTFKVQKNREGLKGAFADLFKRQYSEVTAVKDISFTIPEGEICGYIGENGAGKSTTIKMLTGILVPTSGNVSVGGFVPYMEREKFVQNIGVVFGQRSQLWWDIGVIESFQLLRKVYRVSEHDFKKRLDELVERLELQELLNRPVRKLSLGQRMRCELVAALLHNPSILFLDEPTIGLDIVVKSEIRDFLKDMNREHGTTILLTTHDLQDIEALCSRVIMLDDGRIIYDGGLEELKQRWGTGREVQFQFGTSTKLAQLVQWTDGMPVTWTAENELGANVWIPLELNVSDVLARVVGQADITDIKIIETNTDEIVRSIYQSGSADKPEDKIAALQEEKEAAHV
- a CDS encoding ABC transporter permease translates to MLGAYFDFIRIRFLTMLAYRVNYYSGILIYTLNIGVNYFTWKAIYGGGESLGGFTSAQMTTYVAVSWMARAFYFNNLDREISSDIRDGSIAIQFIRPYNYVLVKMMQGLGEGLFRFLMLMIPGMIVAILLFPVQLPTEPAAWAGFLVMLFFSFLISSQINVITGLSAFFVENNEGVMRMKRVIVDLFSGLIVPISLFPGWLSSVLNVLPFQAITYLPGSVFTGRVQGVGIWNVLGIQVFWFLVLLIPIVWLYHAARKRLFVQGG
- a CDS encoding ABC transporter permease gives rise to the protein MYHLGLLWEYLKNYMKTRLTYRADFWVEVISDLLFQATNFIFIMVIFMHTESLGGWNQNEVVFVYGFFMVPYGVFSCFVNMWNFSERYIVKGEMDRVLTRPAHNLFQILLENVDPPSLIGSFIGLVIMAISGANLGLPFEWWTIPALLVLTLSAVAIYTGIYTALTSLSFYSDAPTGILPLMYNIQNYGRYPVTIYNRAIQVLLTWIIPFAFVGIYPAALFLQRDEMRGMAILTPVVGAVFLTIGLLSWNYGVRRYKGAGS
- a CDS encoding ROK family protein, whose translation is MSSYIIGVDLGGTNIKAGLYDAEFIAVREVSILTEAANGPGHVLERIRLAVNMLIIEKGIPLQEIACMGMGIPGLLDPYEGLSVFSPNFPGWEQVHIVNEMKQHYSFPVFIDNDVRVNLYGEWLHGAGRDCSNLVLLTLGTGLGSGIVHDGKVLYGTTFSAGEIGHMNMYRQGRPCRCGSSGCLGRYVSAVGMVNTFKEKLTAGRDSIIQEWTSGDETAITAKMMSEAYDLHDPLAVEVMHETGELLGFGLANVINLLNPERIIIGGGMAAAGDRLLSTVRNTVNTHALKLSGGSCEIVQAELGSRAGTLGAAAYAQQRMGNQVSNR